Proteins encoded by one window of Massilia sp. NR 4-1:
- the eda gene encoding bifunctional 4-hydroxy-2-oxoglutarate aldolase/2-dehydro-3-deoxy-phosphogluconate aldolase: MTLLDIMRTSAVIPVIAIDDPEHAVPLAKALVAGGIRVLEVTLRTKHGLGAIRAMSAVEGAIVGVGTLTQPEEFAAARDAGAVFGVSPGLTPALVAAAKSSGLPLLPGVMTPSEVMAAREQGFQQLKLFPAVPAGGVGMLNAINGPLPDITFCPTGGISQVTASSFLACKNVACVGGSWLTPKDAMQAGDWDKITELAKAASSLRG, encoded by the coding sequence ATGACCTTACTCGACATTATGCGTACTTCGGCCGTGATCCCCGTGATTGCGATTGACGATCCCGAGCATGCCGTGCCGCTGGCGAAAGCGCTGGTGGCGGGCGGCATCCGCGTGCTGGAAGTGACGTTGCGCACCAAGCACGGCCTGGGCGCGATCCGCGCCATGAGCGCCGTGGAAGGCGCCATCGTCGGCGTCGGCACCCTGACCCAGCCCGAGGAATTCGCCGCCGCGCGCGACGCCGGCGCCGTGTTCGGCGTCTCGCCCGGCCTGACGCCGGCCCTGGTCGCCGCCGCCAAGTCCAGCGGCTTGCCGCTGCTGCCGGGCGTGATGACCCCGTCCGAAGTGATGGCCGCGCGCGAGCAGGGCTTCCAGCAACTCAAGCTGTTCCCGGCGGTGCCGGCCGGCGGCGTCGGCATGCTGAACGCCATCAACGGCCCGCTGCCCGACATCACCTTCTGCCCGACCGGCGGCATCTCGCAAGTGACCGCGTCGTCCTTCCTGGCCTGCAAGAACGTGGCCTGCGTCGGCGGCTCCTGGCTGACCCCGAAAGACGCCATGCAGGCCGGCGACTGGGACAAGATCACCGAACTGGCCAAGGCGGCCAGCAGCCTGCGCGGCTGA
- the rpiA gene encoding ribose-5-phosphate isomerase RpiA, translated as MTQDELKQAVARAAIDYVVDGEIIGVGTGSTANFFIDELGQIKHRIKGAVASSEVTAARLAGHGIPVFDLNEVERIAVYIDGADEITNAGAMIKGGGAALTREKIVASVSGQFVCIADGSKLVETLGKFPLPVEVLPMARNAVLRQLAALGGQPKVRTKPGSDEAFVTDNGGNIIDVAGLAIADPVALETQINQIVGVVAVGLFAARGANVCLLGTADGVRTLKF; from the coding sequence ATGACTCAAGACGAACTGAAACAAGCTGTTGCCCGCGCCGCCATCGACTATGTGGTGGATGGCGAAATCATCGGCGTCGGCACCGGCTCGACCGCCAATTTCTTCATCGATGAACTGGGCCAGATCAAGCACCGCATCAAGGGCGCGGTGGCCTCGTCGGAAGTGACGGCCGCGCGCCTGGCCGGCCATGGCATTCCCGTGTTCGACCTGAATGAAGTCGAGCGCATCGCCGTCTACATCGATGGCGCCGACGAGATTACCAATGCCGGCGCCATGATCAAGGGCGGTGGCGCGGCGCTGACGCGCGAGAAGATCGTGGCCTCCGTGTCGGGCCAGTTCGTCTGCATCGCCGACGGCTCCAAGCTGGTCGAGACCCTGGGCAAGTTCCCGCTGCCGGTGGAAGTGCTGCCGATGGCGCGCAACGCCGTGCTGCGCCAGCTGGCGGCCCTGGGCGGCCAGCCGAAGGTGCGCACCAAGCCGGGTTCGGACGAGGCTTTCGTCACCGATAACGGCGGCAATATCATCGACGTGGCCGGCCTGGCGATCGCCGATCCGGTGGCGCTGGAAACGCAGATCAACCAGATCGTCGGCGTGGTCGCCGTCGGCCTGTTCGCCGCGCGCGGCGCCAATGTCTGCCTCCTGGGCACCGCCGACGGCGTGCGCACGCTGAAGTTCTAA
- a CDS encoding chemotaxis protein CheC: MLPLSEIEHDALVEIFNIGVGRAAAAMSAIVNEAVSMSVPSISFLNRSDAAHLLGPGGRHASRVCGVSQHYEGAFRTEAILMFPEEKSLDLVRLMVGGSVPLLELTEMEQEALSEIGNIILNSCVGTLANIFEHELHGSLPAYHVGSCDEILSASCGPADTVVLMLHIDFALEVHEIKGYVAFILDLTALQDLQEQIRRYLARIMGQAER; the protein is encoded by the coding sequence ATGCTGCCGCTCAGCGAAATCGAGCACGATGCGCTGGTGGAGATCTTCAATATCGGCGTGGGCCGGGCCGCGGCGGCCATGAGCGCCATCGTCAATGAAGCAGTCAGCATGTCGGTACCCTCGATCAGCTTTCTCAACCGTTCGGACGCGGCGCACCTGCTCGGGCCGGGCGGGCGCCACGCCAGCCGCGTGTGCGGCGTGAGCCAGCATTACGAAGGCGCCTTCCGCACCGAAGCGATCCTCATGTTCCCCGAAGAGAAAAGCCTGGACCTGGTGCGCCTGATGGTGGGCGGCAGCGTGCCGCTGCTGGAGCTGACCGAGATGGAGCAGGAGGCGCTCAGCGAGATCGGCAACATCATCCTCAACTCCTGCGTCGGCACGCTGGCCAATATCTTCGAGCACGAGCTGCATGGCTCGCTGCCGGCTTACCACGTCGGCAGCTGCGATGAGATCCTGAGCGCCTCCTGCGGCCCGGCCGATACGGTAGTGCTGATGCTGCACATCGATTTTGCGCTGGAGGTGCACGAGATCAAGGGCTACGTCGCCTTCATCCTCGACCTCACGGCCCTGCAGGATCTGCAGGAACAGATACGGCGCTACCTGGCGCGCATCATGGGACAGGCCGAGCGATGA
- a CDS encoding GGDEF domain-containing protein: MNETARLPLLEGVLAAVDLGIIVLDGARRVVLWNQWMSHHSGTAAAAVLGQDFATLFPELRGRRVDAAITQALEHNFPSLLSQTLNRSPFALFANGAAAQREERLQQALAVTPLAVEGAPRHCMIEIHDVSLAVGREKLLRQQALELRSQSFSDGLTGVANRRHFDVAIDKELRRAKRNGSALSLLMIDIDHFKNFNDHYGHQRGDECLVRVASALSGMLQRAADLIARYGGEEFVLILPDTNADQAAHMAEVLRARIIALHIPHAASGVELKQVTVSIGVATRTLEHPAEAQELIGAADRALYDAKRGGRNRIATQVPA, from the coding sequence ATGAACGAGACCGCCCGACTCCCCTTGCTGGAAGGCGTGCTGGCCGCCGTCGACCTGGGCATCATCGTGCTCGACGGCGCGCGCCGCGTGGTGCTGTGGAACCAGTGGATGAGCCACCACTCCGGCACCGCCGCCGCCGCCGTGCTGGGACAGGATTTCGCCACCCTGTTTCCCGAGTTGCGCGGACGGCGCGTCGACGCCGCCATCACCCAGGCGCTGGAGCACAACTTCCCGTCCCTGCTGTCGCAGACGCTGAACCGCTCGCCGTTCGCGCTGTTCGCCAATGGCGCGGCGGCCCAGCGCGAGGAACGCCTGCAGCAGGCGCTGGCCGTCACGCCGCTGGCGGTGGAAGGCGCGCCACGCCACTGCATGATCGAAATCCACGACGTCAGCCTCGCCGTCGGGCGCGAGAAACTGCTGCGCCAGCAGGCGCTGGAACTGCGCTCGCAAAGCTTCTCCGACGGCCTGACCGGCGTCGCCAACCGCCGCCACTTCGACGTCGCCATCGACAAGGAACTGCGGCGCGCCAAACGCAACGGCAGCGCCCTGTCGCTGCTGATGATCGATATCGACCACTTCAAGAACTTCAACGACCACTATGGCCACCAGCGCGGCGACGAATGCCTGGTGCGCGTGGCCTCGGCCCTGAGCGGCATGCTGCAGCGCGCCGCCGACCTGATCGCGCGCTACGGCGGCGAAGAGTTCGTGCTGATCCTGCCCGACACCAATGCCGATCAAGCGGCGCATATGGCCGAAGTGCTGCGCGCGCGCATCATCGCGCTGCATATTCCGCATGCGGCCAGCGGCGTGGAGCTGAAGCAGGTCACGGTCAGCATCGGCGTGGCCACGCGCACGCTGGAACATCCGGCCGAGGCGCAGGAACTGATCGGCGCGGCCGACCGCGCCCTGTACGACGCCAAGCGCGGCGGCCGCAACCGCATCGCCACCCAGGTACCGGCATGA
- the hrpA gene encoding ATP-dependent RNA helicase HrpA, protein MSEASNKSPSRPAPAEKGAPQALTPPARQPGARPQRAPAPAGAVPPGGPRGAPQQPAQTARAGGAQSGGRPASAPGGAALQGQGRREERPRLTDEERAARQAARAAETAFRNPMPPITFPEELPVSGRREEIAQALRKHQVVIVSGETGSGKTTQLPKICLELGRGQKGLIGHTQPRRIAASSTAKRIAQELGTPLGENVGYKVRFNDTLSKGAAVKLMTDGILLAETQTDPLLKAYDTIIIDEAHERSLNIDFLLGYLKQLLPRRPDLKIIITSATIDAERFARHFGLEGKPPVPVIEVSGRLYAVEVRYRPVERDPVALPGADSGKPPSKAAAAREKRDLMDAVIDGVDEVCRIGSGDVLVFLPGEREIRDAAEALRKHHPPHVEILPLFARLSVEEQDRVFRTTNARRIVLATNVAETSLTVPGIRYVVDAGLARVKRYSYRNKVEQLQIEPVAQSAANQRAGRCGRVADGVCIRLYDEQDYLQRPKFTDPEILRSSLASVILRMKSLHLTDVETFPFIEPPLARAIADGYQLLQELGAVDENNRLTPLGRKLAKLPLDPRVGRMILAAQENACLTEVLIVAAALSVQDPRDRPIEHQQAADEAHKKFADEKSEFLSYLKIWRWFEQAIEHKKTNRQLQDNCRSNFLSQLRLREWRDVHSQLLTIVKEQGWRMNEAPATYEQLHLALLTGLLGNLGFKQDDEPGAGYLGARGIRFHVWPGSSLSKKPGKWIVAAELVETTRLYARCVAQIQPEWVEKIGGHLLKKSWGEPRWEKRPAQVTAAEKATLYGLTVYSQRRINYGLRNPVEAREIFIRDALVGGDFDTRAPFFIHNHKLVKEIENLEHKSRRQDVLVDDQLIEAFYDKLIPADVVNGAGFEKWHKDATAGDPKLLFLNRDDLMRHEAAGVTTELFPKKMMVTGLEMQLSYHFEPGSVRDGVTLTVPLYALNQLPRERCEWLVPGMLKEKVHLLLKSLPQKQRRHMVPLPDYSAKFCERVQDANAFGRGDLVDAIIADIRAQITINVLTTDFKPEQLPAHHFMNFKVVDEHGRQLDMGRNLATLQAEYGSQARQSFQKMAEATPAQLAQLTGGAVPASAAAPAAGKAHGGIAAGQRDKAPPPGAPAAAPAAPSAHSNITGWSFGELPELLEITQGKLSLIGFPALVDKGTHCDLEVFDDPNVAMRTHRVGLRRLFALQMKDQIKFVEKSIPNLQQMGMQFMAMGTQEELRDQIIAKALDIACLQDPLPTDEASFLKRKDEGKSRLVLLVNEIARLVSQVLTEFHGLPKRLQGLNPQAAQDMQGQLQGLVHKRFLQDSEFSQLAHFPRYLKAMNVRIEKLRADPARDAKAMSEWQQAAAPYLRLARDKSAGKNTDPKMAEYRWLLEELRVSLFAQELRTPMPVSVKRLAKVWESMLR, encoded by the coding sequence ATGTCAGAAGCAAGCAATAAGTCCCCATCCCGCCCTGCGCCAGCCGAAAAGGGCGCGCCACAGGCCCTTACCCCGCCAGCCCGCCAGCCCGGCGCCCGCCCGCAACGCGCGCCCGCGCCTGCCGGCGCCGTGCCTCCCGGTGGCCCCCGTGGCGCGCCGCAGCAGCCCGCGCAAACGGCGCGCGCAGGCGGCGCCCAGTCCGGCGGCCGGCCTGCCAGCGCGCCCGGCGGTGCCGCGCTGCAGGGACAGGGCCGGCGCGAAGAACGTCCGCGCTTGACGGATGAAGAGCGCGCCGCGCGCCAGGCTGCGCGCGCGGCGGAAACCGCTTTCCGCAACCCGATGCCGCCGATTACTTTCCCCGAAGAGCTGCCGGTGTCCGGCCGCCGCGAGGAAATCGCGCAGGCGCTGCGCAAGCACCAGGTGGTGATCGTGTCCGGCGAAACAGGTTCGGGCAAGACCACCCAGCTGCCGAAAATCTGCCTGGAACTGGGACGCGGCCAGAAAGGCCTGATCGGCCACACCCAGCCGCGCCGTATCGCCGCCTCGTCCACCGCCAAGCGCATCGCCCAGGAACTGGGCACGCCGCTGGGCGAGAACGTCGGCTACAAGGTGCGCTTCAACGACACCCTGAGCAAGGGCGCCGCCGTCAAGCTGATGACCGACGGCATCCTGCTGGCCGAAACCCAGACCGATCCGCTGCTCAAGGCCTACGACACCATCATCATCGACGAGGCGCACGAACGCAGCCTGAACATCGATTTCCTGCTCGGCTACCTGAAGCAGCTGCTGCCGCGCCGTCCGGACCTGAAGATCATCATCACCTCGGCCACCATCGATGCCGAGCGTTTCGCGCGCCACTTCGGCCTGGAAGGCAAACCGCCGGTGCCGGTGATCGAAGTCTCGGGCCGCCTGTACGCGGTGGAAGTGCGCTACCGCCCGGTGGAGCGCGATCCGGTGGCCTTGCCGGGCGCCGACAGCGGCAAGCCGCCGTCGAAAGCCGCCGCCGCGCGCGAGAAGCGCGACCTGATGGATGCCGTGATCGATGGCGTGGACGAGGTGTGCCGCATCGGCTCGGGCGACGTGCTGGTCTTCCTGCCCGGCGAACGCGAAATCCGCGACGCCGCCGAAGCCCTGCGCAAGCACCATCCGCCGCATGTGGAAATCCTGCCCCTGTTCGCCCGCCTTTCGGTGGAAGAACAGGACCGCGTCTTCCGCACCACCAATGCGCGCCGCATCGTGCTGGCCACCAACGTGGCCGAGACCTCGCTGACCGTGCCGGGCATCCGCTACGTGGTCGATGCCGGCCTGGCGCGCGTCAAGCGCTACAGCTACCGCAACAAGGTGGAGCAGTTGCAGATCGAGCCGGTGGCGCAATCGGCCGCCAACCAGCGCGCCGGCCGTTGCGGCCGGGTCGCCGACGGCGTCTGCATCCGCCTGTACGACGAGCAGGACTACCTGCAACGCCCCAAATTCACCGATCCGGAAATCCTGCGTTCTTCGCTGGCCTCCGTCATCCTGCGCATGAAGTCCCTGCATCTGACCGATGTCGAGACCTTCCCCTTCATCGAGCCGCCGCTGGCGCGCGCGATTGCCGACGGCTACCAGCTGCTGCAGGAGCTGGGCGCGGTGGACGAGAACAACCGCCTGACGCCGCTGGGCCGCAAGCTGGCCAAGCTACCGCTCGATCCGCGCGTGGGCCGCATGATCCTGGCCGCGCAGGAAAACGCCTGCCTGACCGAGGTGCTGATCGTGGCCGCCGCGCTGTCGGTGCAAGACCCGCGCGACCGCCCGATCGAGCACCAGCAGGCGGCCGACGAGGCGCACAAGAAATTCGCCGACGAGAAGTCCGAGTTCCTCAGCTATCTGAAAATCTGGCGCTGGTTCGAGCAAGCCATCGAGCACAAGAAAACCAACCGCCAGCTGCAGGACAATTGCCGCAGCAATTTCCTGTCCCAGCTGCGCCTGCGCGAATGGCGCGACGTGCATTCGCAACTGCTCACCATCGTCAAGGAGCAGGGTTGGCGCATGAATGAGGCGCCCGCGACGTACGAACAATTGCACCTGGCCCTGTTGACTGGCCTGCTGGGCAATCTCGGCTTCAAGCAGGACGACGAGCCGGGCGCCGGCTACCTGGGCGCGCGCGGCATCCGTTTCCACGTCTGGCCCGGTTCCTCGCTGTCGAAAAAGCCCGGCAAGTGGATCGTCGCCGCCGAGCTGGTGGAAACCACGCGCCTGTACGCGCGCTGCGTGGCCCAGATTCAGCCCGAGTGGGTGGAAAAGATCGGCGGCCACCTGCTGAAAAAATCCTGGGGCGAGCCGCGCTGGGAAAAACGCCCGGCCCAGGTGACGGCGGCCGAAAAGGCCACGCTGTACGGCTTGACCGTGTACAGCCAGCGCCGCATCAACTACGGCTTGCGCAATCCAGTGGAAGCGCGCGAAATCTTCATCCGCGACGCGCTGGTGGGCGGCGACTTCGATACCCGCGCCCCGTTCTTCATCCACAACCACAAGCTGGTGAAGGAAATCGAGAACCTCGAACACAAGTCGCGCCGCCAGGACGTGCTGGTGGACGACCAGTTGATCGAAGCCTTCTACGACAAGCTGATTCCGGCCGATGTGGTGAACGGCGCCGGTTTCGAGAAATGGCATAAGGACGCCACGGCCGGCGATCCGAAACTGCTGTTCCTGAACCGTGACGATCTGATGCGCCATGAGGCGGCGGGCGTGACCACGGAACTGTTCCCGAAAAAGATGATGGTGACGGGCCTGGAAATGCAGCTCAGCTACCACTTCGAACCGGGCAGCGTGCGCGATGGCGTGACCCTGACCGTGCCGCTGTACGCGCTGAACCAGTTGCCGCGCGAGCGCTGCGAATGGCTGGTGCCGGGCATGCTGAAGGAAAAAGTGCATCTGCTGCTGAAATCCCTGCCGCAGAAGCAGCGCCGCCACATGGTGCCGCTGCCGGACTACTCGGCCAAATTCTGCGAGCGCGTGCAGGACGCCAACGCCTTCGGCCGCGGCGACCTGGTCGATGCCATCATCGCCGACATCCGCGCCCAGATCACGATCAATGTGCTGACCACCGACTTCAAGCCGGAACAGCTGCCCGCCCACCACTTCATGAACTTCAAGGTGGTGGACGAGCATGGCCGCCAGCTCGATATGGGCCGCAACCTGGCCACCCTGCAGGCCGAATACGGCAGCCAGGCGCGCCAGAGCTTCCAGAAGATGGCGGAAGCCACGCCGGCGCAACTGGCGCAGCTGACCGGCGGTGCGGTCCCGGCATCGGCCGCCGCGCCGGCGGCCGGCAAGGCGCACGGCGGCATCGCCGCGGGACAGCGCGACAAGGCGCCGCCGCCGGGCGCTCCCGCCGCGGCGCCGGCCGCGCCATCGGCCCACAGCAACATCACCGGCTGGAGCTTCGGCGAATTGCCCGAGCTGCTGGAAATCACCCAGGGTAAACTGAGCCTGATCGGCTTCCCGGCCCTGGTGGACAAAGGCACGCACTGCGACCTGGAGGTGTTCGACGATCCGAACGTGGCCATGCGCACCCACCGCGTCGGCCTGCGCCGCCTGTTCGCCCTGCAGATGAAGGACCAGATCAAGTTCGTGGAAAAGAGCATCCCCAACCTGCAGCAGATGGGCATGCAGTTCATGGCCATGGGCACGCAGGAAGAGCTGCGCGACCAGATCATTGCCAAGGCGCTCGATATCGCCTGCCTGCAGGATCCGTTGCCGACCGACGAAGCGAGCTTCCTCAAGCGCAAGGACGAAGGCAAGTCGCGCCTGGTGCTGCTGGTGAACGAGATTGCGCGCCTGGTTTCGCAAGTGCTGACCGAATTCCACGGTCTGCCCAAGCGCCTGCAAGGCCTGAACCCGCAGGCCGCGCAGGATATGCAAGGCCAGCTGCAAGGCCTGGTGCACAAGCGCTTCCTGCAAGACAGCGAGTTCAGCCAGCTGGCCCACTTCCCGCGCTATCTGAAGGCGATGAACGTGCGCATCGAAAAGCTGCGCGCCGATCCCGCGCGCGACGCCAAAGCCATGTCGGAATGGCAGCAGGCCGCCGCCCCGTATCTGCGCCTGGCGCGCGACAAGTCGGCCGGCAAGAACACCGACCCCAAAATGGCCGAATACCGCTGGCTGCTGGAAGAGCTGCGCGTCTCCCTGTTCGCGCAGGAACTGCGCACGCCGATGCCGGTGTCGGTCAAGCGTTTGGCGAAGGTGTGGGAGTCGATGCTGCGCTGA
- the argA gene encoding amino-acid N-acetyltransferase, whose amino-acid sequence MENPIEFVHWLRSVAPYVHAFRGKTFVVAFPGELVAAGALPVLAHDLSLLHALGIKVVVVHGSRPQVAEQLALRNVEGRFHNGVRVTDTAAMECAKEAAGELRLDIEAAFSQGLPNTPMAHAAIRIISANFVTARPLGVIDGVDLELTGVTRKVDGETIHSILGAGGLVLLSPLGFSPTGETFNLTMEDVAVTAAVTLHADKLIFITETEMMQDAGGAEIRELSSHQAEAVLQAGFLPADSAFYLQHAVKACNNGVPRAHIVPFAMDGSALLELFTHDGVGTMISHENLESLRQATIEDVGGIIKLIEPLEADGTLVKRGRELIEREIDLFSVIEHDGVIFGCAALYPFPEQKMAEMACLTVNPEVQAQGDGERILKHMENRARAIGISKLFVLTTRTAHWFLKRGFVAASVDALPPDRQRMYNWQRKSQVLIKTL is encoded by the coding sequence ATGGAAAACCCTATCGAATTCGTCCACTGGCTGCGCTCCGTCGCGCCCTATGTCCACGCCTTCCGCGGCAAGACCTTCGTCGTCGCCTTTCCGGGCGAGCTGGTCGCCGCCGGCGCCCTGCCCGTGCTGGCGCACGACCTGTCCCTGCTGCACGCCCTCGGCATCAAGGTCGTGGTGGTGCATGGCTCGCGTCCGCAGGTGGCCGAGCAGCTGGCCCTGCGCAATGTGGAAGGCCGCTTCCACAACGGCGTGCGCGTCACCGACACCGCCGCCATGGAGTGCGCCAAGGAGGCGGCCGGCGAGCTGCGCCTGGACATCGAGGCCGCGTTCAGCCAGGGTTTGCCGAATACGCCCATGGCGCACGCGGCCATCCGTATCATTTCCGCCAACTTTGTCACCGCCCGTCCGCTGGGCGTGATCGATGGCGTGGACCTGGAACTGACCGGCGTCACGCGTAAGGTCGACGGCGAAACCATTCATTCCATCCTCGGCGCGGGCGGCCTGGTGCTGCTGTCGCCGCTGGGCTTCTCGCCCACCGGCGAAACCTTCAACCTGACCATGGAAGACGTGGCCGTCACGGCGGCCGTCACCCTGCATGCCGACAAGCTGATCTTCATCACCGAAACCGAGATGATGCAGGATGCCGGCGGCGCCGAGATCCGCGAACTGTCCTCGCACCAGGCCGAAGCCGTGCTGCAAGCCGGTTTCCTGCCGGCCGATAGCGCATTCTATCTGCAACACGCCGTCAAGGCTTGCAATAACGGCGTGCCGCGCGCCCACATCGTGCCGTTCGCCATGGACGGATCGGCCCTGCTGGAACTGTTCACCCACGATGGCGTGGGCACCATGATCAGCCACGAAAACCTGGAAAGCCTGCGCCAAGCCACCATCGAGGACGTGGGCGGCATCATCAAGCTGATCGAACCGCTGGAGGCGGACGGCACCCTGGTCAAGCGCGGCCGCGAACTGATCGAGCGCGAGATCGACCTGTTCTCCGTGATCGAGCACGATGGCGTGATCTTCGGCTGCGCCGCGCTGTACCCGTTCCCGGAACAGAAGATGGCCGAAATGGCATGCCTGACCGTCAACCCCGAGGTCCAGGCCCAGGGCGACGGCGAGCGTATCCTCAAGCATATGGAGAACCGCGCGCGCGCCATCGGCATCAGCAAGCTGTTCGTGCTGACCACCCGCACGGCGCACTGGTTCCTCAAGCGCGGCTTCGTCGCCGCCTCGGTCGACGCGCTGCCGCCGGACCGCCAGCGCATGTATAACTGGCAGCGAAAATCCCAGGTTCTGATTAAAACCTTATAA
- a CDS encoding PRC-barrel domain-containing protein — protein MSYLDRDPFGIYRDRDEQGPGPRLMGADTLVGEDVYNRQEEDLGDIKEIMLDMQTGQIAYAVLSFGGWLGMGDKLFAVPWQSLQLDTVNKRFLLDIDKESLRNAPGFDKDRWPDMASAEFGTQVHDFYGTQEALPGHRTTSGSVMGQGSSSLQSGSGYSQGSESGNLSGDKTGRNY, from the coding sequence ATGAGCTATCTAGACCGAGATCCATTTGGCATTTACCGCGACCGCGATGAGCAAGGCCCCGGTCCGCGCCTGATGGGCGCCGACACGCTGGTCGGCGAAGATGTGTACAACCGCCAGGAAGAAGACCTGGGCGATATCAAGGAAATCATGCTCGACATGCAGACCGGCCAGATCGCCTATGCCGTGCTGTCCTTCGGCGGCTGGCTGGGCATGGGCGACAAGCTGTTCGCCGTGCCGTGGCAAAGCCTGCAGCTCGACACCGTGAACAAACGCTTCCTGCTCGATATCGACAAGGAGAGCCTGCGCAATGCACCGGGCTTCGACAAAGACCGCTGGCCCGATATGGCCAGCGCCGAATTCGGCACCCAGGTACATGACTTCTACGGCACCCAGGAAGCCCTGCCCGGCCACCGCACCACCAGCGGCAGCGTGATGGGCCAGGGCAGCAGCAGCCTGCAAAGCGGCAGCGGCTATAGCCAGGGCAGCGAATCCGGCAATCTGAGCGGCGATAAAACCGGCCGCAATTATTAA
- a CDS encoding dihydrofolate reductase family protein, whose protein sequence is MKTSVFVGCSLDGFIARPDGTLDWLMGTPEPGSPPPEHGYDAFMAGIDTVLMGRKTFETVLAMGIWPYAGKRVAVLSTTLAALPDSVAGKAELQRGPVAALAAQLAAGGCQGLYVDGGATIQAFLRAGLVDEITISRLPVLIGSGIALFGALPHDVKLEHQRTKVYEGGMVQSAYRVVRPT, encoded by the coding sequence ATGAAGACCAGCGTCTTCGTCGGCTGCAGCCTGGACGGCTTCATCGCCCGCCCCGACGGTACGCTGGATTGGCTGATGGGCACGCCGGAGCCGGGCAGCCCGCCGCCGGAACATGGCTACGATGCCTTCATGGCCGGCATCGACACGGTGCTGATGGGCCGCAAGACGTTTGAAACGGTGCTGGCCATGGGCATCTGGCCCTACGCCGGCAAGCGCGTAGCGGTGCTGAGCACGACGCTGGCGGCACTGCCGGACAGCGTGGCAGGCAAGGCCGAGCTGCAGCGCGGCCCGGTGGCGGCACTGGCGGCGCAGTTGGCCGCTGGTGGCTGCCAGGGCCTGTACGTCGATGGCGGCGCGACGATCCAGGCCTTTCTGCGCGCCGGCCTGGTCGACGAAATCACCATCTCAAGACTGCCGGTGCTGATCGGCAGCGGCATCGCCCTGTTCGGCGCCCTGCCCCACGACGTCAAGCTGGAACACCAGCGCACCAAAGTCTACGAAGGCGGCATGGTACAGAGCGCTTACCGGGTAGTGAGGCCTACCTAG
- a CDS encoding oxidative damage protection protein: MARTVHCIKLNKEAEGMDFPPVPGELGKKIYESVSKEAWAAWLKHQTMLVNENRLNLADLRARKYLMAQMEKHFFGDGADAAAGYVPPTA; the protein is encoded by the coding sequence ATGGCCCGTACTGTCCATTGCATTAAACTCAACAAGGAAGCCGAAGGCATGGATTTCCCGCCCGTTCCCGGTGAACTGGGCAAGAAGATCTATGAGTCGGTGTCGAAGGAAGCATGGGCGGCCTGGCTCAAGCACCAGACCATGCTGGTCAACGAGAACCGCCTGAACCTGGCCGACCTGCGCGCCCGCAAATACCTGATGGCGCAGATGGAGAAGCATTTCTTCGGCGATGGCGCCGATGCCGCCGCCGGCTATGTGCCACCCACGGCTTAA
- a CDS encoding response regulator transcription factor: MEVTPTVLIVDDSRVSRLVARQHILSKHADWVVEEAANGEEALEKARLSRPHLVLLDVNMPGMGGVAAAEKLRALLPQAYISLLTANVQSATRNRASEIGVGFVEKPITDERIAQLIAPLEH, from the coding sequence ATGGAAGTGACTCCAACCGTACTGATCGTCGACGATAGCCGCGTCTCGCGCCTGGTGGCGCGCCAGCACATCCTCAGCAAGCATGCCGACTGGGTGGTGGAAGAGGCGGCGAATGGCGAGGAAGCGCTGGAAAAGGCGCGCCTGAGCCGGCCACACCTGGTACTGCTGGACGTGAACATGCCCGGCATGGGCGGCGTAGCCGCTGCCGAAAAGCTGCGCGCCCTGCTGCCGCAAGCATATATCTCCCTGCTGACCGCCAATGTGCAAAGCGCCACGCGCAACCGCGCCAGCGAAATCGGCGTCGGCTTCGTGGAAAAACCGATCACCGATGAACGCATCGCCCAGCTGATCGCCCCGCTGGAGCATTGA